The Persephonella sp. KM09-Lau-8 nucleotide sequence GGTTTGTCCTTTTTAGCCATCCTGCAGATTTTACTCCTGTGTGCACAACAGAGTTTGTAGCATTCCAGAAAAGAAAGGACAAGTTTGATGAGCTTAATTGCGAGCTTATAGGACTGTCTGTTGACCAGGTATTTTCACATATCAAATGGGTAGAATGGATTAAGGAGAAAACAGGAGTAGAAATTACATTCCCAATCATTGCTGATGACATGGGACAGGTAGCCCAAAAACTGGGAATGATACATCCTAAAAAAGGAACAAATACTGTAAGAGCGGTATTTATCGTTGATGACAAAGGTATTATAAGACTGATACTCTACTATCCACAAGAAGTAGGTAGAAATATTGATGAAGTTGTAAGGGCTGTAAAAGCTTTACAAACATCAGATAAATACGGTGTTGCTACACCTGCTAACTGGCCAGAAAACGAACTTGTTAAAGACCATGTTATT carries:
- a CDS encoding peroxiredoxin, which encodes MEEVRIPVIGEKFPEMEVKTTHGVKKLPDDYKGKWFVLFSHPADFTPVCTTEFVAFQKRKDKFDELNCELIGLSVDQVFSHIKWVEWIKEKTGVEITFPIIADDMGQVAQKLGMIHPKKGTNTVRAVFIVDDKGIIRLILYYPQEVGRNIDEVVRAVKALQTSDKYGVATPANWPENELVKDHVIIPPATSEEEAKERLKKAEAGEIECFDWWFCHKTL